ATTAAAAACCAAACGACTGAGTCAGCACCAAAATAATGTGACTCAGAGAACAGATGTGACAAAGGtctttttgtatgaaaaaaaaaataaaataaaaaaatacagacgtttgtatgaaaaattaaatatgttctaTGTAAACACCTGTCGCGGTCCCATTCAGACTGATTTCAAATCAAAGGCTCTGcaattaattaatattaaagGATTTACTTATCAGCTGATACCAAGACGATGACTGGGGTCATTTGCGGTGACGTTTGCTGCCAAAGCATGGTGTGTTTCTATGGTTTATCTAAAACGAGCAAAGGGTGGATCCGCtctgaggggtgggggggggggggggggggggggggggggggcaagatAATTCTTAGAGCAGGCTATGTGGTAACCTTACTGATACAAACTGCGGCAACAGTTGTAATTTCACTCTGTTTCAATGAATTGCATAACGGATTTATCGATTACCTGGGTGTCTAATACGGGCTCAGTAGAGCTATTTTCTTAGGGTCAAAGCTTTATTGGACTGTGGACAGCCATTGGGACTTCATGATTAATCCACAAATCACAATGGCTCTCATTTATAACGCTCATCTTATTGGACATGTGTAATCTTCTCATTAAAAACCGTCTCGGGTTATGTTTTTATGCTTATTTATGCTCACACTGGTCACAAACACTCTACCAGCAGATTCGGCTCAGTTGTCTCTGGGCGGAGAGTTAAGGGACGAGGGCGTGAAACAATGGGCTGCGGTTCACATCTGGAGAGAcagtcacacactgtcagagaaCACCATGGGCGCACGGACAGCTGTGTCACTGCAGAGGTCTAATTGACCTCTCACTTTTGCCAGGTAAAATCTATTCGACCACCCACTAACGCCGTAACGAGAGATATCTTCTCATTCGCCAAGCAGTGTATTGTAACACGACTTTAACCCACACAGTCTCTCGCAGTAGACCTATTTCTTCTCTGTGAGGAACACACGACGCAGTGGCTCAGTAGAACTACTCACACTCTTACTTAACTTTGCACTTTTTCCAGtcacacaggtttttttttttttttttttttttaaattcttgttAGATTTCCACACAGCTTTTTGACATGAAACACCGAATCCCATTcgcctgggaaaaaaaactgcgagtatatatatatattttttaaatattattagaATTATTTGTCCTAACGCAGCTACAGAGACCAGTGCTTTCCTTGTCCACAGACTTTGTCGTGCGTaacatgcaaaaacattttctatgtCGAGAAGTCAAGACGCGCTCGTGTATTTAGGGTTTTTCTCTCAATCCCTTTCCCTCGATAAAGAAAGTCTGATTTCTCTACTATATGACGTTAGTACTCTTGGCAGTAACCCAGCCAAGCCCCACGCAGTGATTTAGATGTTTGCACGATCCGTGAAAATCCAAAACACGGAGACAGGACCCAGTACAACCGCCAAAATGATCAACAGGTGCCACGGTTCAGAAGCTAACACCATAGACAGTTAAATTTAGGTTTGTAAAATTTTCTCATTCTGTTTATATCAGTgatgttttaaagtaaaacagataaaacaatgTGAATTCTGAGTTCAGAAACATTATGCTGAAAGCATGCATATGTCAAAAGACCCtaacccaacaacaacaacaacaacaataataataacgtTCTTGTAATTAATATGAGCTAAATTTATTTGCATGTTAACCGTGTTGAGCGTTAAACCCCACGAAGCACACAAGAGATGATCACAGACACTTGGCCTCGTTTGATAGTGTTGGAGCGCCCTCCTGTGGACCTGCAAACTCCTGTCTCTTCTCCAATATTATTTTGGTGGAGAAGGGATATTTATGTATTGCAAGCAGTGCTGTGGTCTTCAGCTATTTGAATATAATGATTCAGGTAAACCAGCTCCCAGGGAGCAGCATGAATCATTTCTGAGATATAAGGGGTATAACGTGAAAGGAGCAGcggtcagaggtcacagtgaGCTTCCCCAGGTCATCCCGTCCCTAAACATGCATTGATTAACAACTACGCTAGAGGGCAGCTCCAGATCATGGACTGAACGTTTAATTACTGAcagcaattgtgtgtgtgtttgggattcCCTGTTTCATGTTCTTCTTTAGGAAAACAAGCCTGTCTGGTGGTTTGGTGTTTTTCTTACAACCTGCAGTCTCTGCagtcagccccccccccccccccccccccccccccccgacctcCTTATCACCTTCCCCAAGACAATAAAGCTCTGAAACCACATTTTGTCTCCTGTCTTTTAATGCATCTGCGCTCACAGTGCACCCATCTACATGACATGACACGACTCATttttccctaaaaaaaaaacaaaaacaaaaacaaaaacaaaacagtgacagaCGCTGGTTGGAGCAATCAAAGTCAAAGTCTGTTCTCACTGTTTCATTACTACTCAATAATATATCAACATTAGACATGATCTGATTTGGATCTTACATCTCCCCCATGCACAACGGtgtgttgtcatgacaacagtCTTGGGATGTGAGGTGTACTTGTAGAcctttgacagtttgatgagaTTAAATGTTCACATCCTCTAATTTTTACAACTTTCATCGTGTGAAAGTTGTAAAAGAAAGTAATTCtataaacaaagaaagaattATTCTCGCATTTCTTTAACACAAGAAATATTGAAATGCTTGGGTGATACCTtgtttaaataaagtatttatttattttctccttctgGGTTTGCTCGGCTCTTCAGTTGTACTGGCTGCTCATCGCATCGaccactgcagagagaaactTCTGCCAAGTGGCTTGGACCTGAGGGTCCAGGCGCTCTTGAGTTTGCAGGCGATGGCAATGGTGATGCAGTCGGCCAACAGCTGAGGAAAAACCAGAAACACACCATGAAACCAGGCTGCCTGTACGAGGCTGTATTGATGAAATACCCGAGGACAAGTATTTCCTACTCTGAAGTTATCGGGGTCCACTTGGAGTTTTTCGTAGTGGTGCCGGCTCAGACCAGCATATACGCTTCTGATGTTGTCCATGTTCTTCACTGCTTTGTCCACGCCCACAGCACCACCTTTCCGTGGGCTTCTACTTTGCGTTATTCAAAACAGCAGTCGCAGTGAAGACATCTCCAAATGTACCGAAATACCTCTCGGTCCAAGGGTAGACGATCAGAACTCTGTCAGGGAGAAGGATACAGTTATGTTGCGTtgtaaatacagtttttttttaaatagttcaCATACctgaactaaactaaaaacaTACAATCATAGTTTTAAACAACAAATTCTAAAATCCTTAAAACGCACCAACATTTTAATCAAGCATTACTGTATCTCTCAAAGTCAAATTCGTAATTGCTTGGTTTTACTTAGCCAAGAGAGACTCGTCTCTTGCCAACACAGAtgaggattattattattattacatattattattacGTGCAATGTtgcagaaaagacaaagcaacCTACAAGTGGTAAATAAATGGTTCATTATGAAAGGATCTTTTGAACTTAAATCTTAAGTAAACAGTAAATCCTGTCAGTTTAGTGTCACacttaaaagaaaacaacattcaAACGCACATTTGTACTCATCAGTCAGGCCAGCAGTACATAAAAAGCCTGTAAACTCGGCCTGTATTCTTGACCAGATGATAGAAAATTTATTCGAAATCACATCCTGTACCTCGCCAAAGCGTCTGGTCCAACCTCGTCGATATTCACTTTTTCCCAAACAGCTCTGACCGTGCTGCGCTCCTTTTCAGTCCACTTAACCATGACATCGGTGCGATCAGCTTACAGCCACCTCCTGTCTCCACGCATCAAACTGAGGAGTGACCGGTGACCTGCAATGACGAGTGGGCGTCTGAGTTCAGTGCACACACTAAAGGATGATGATGACGGCTGTGAGTAGAGTAGCTGTCAGAATCAGCACCGTGTTACTGATGCACCTGATGTTATGTGTAAAACAGTGGCAATGCCCAGCGATGGCCTGACATTCATAAAAAACGCTTTTCACATAAACATTTTACGTCAACTCTCCACTTTCCCCTTGGCTCCGCTGTGACCACCAGCTACTTGCCAGAAGCTGTTAAAGTTAGATTATGCTAAACCTTCATTATCTGAACATTCAGGCTCCCTCCGCCCAAATAAATGATCGAAAGGTCCGCTCATTAGCACTTCATTAAAGCTGCCTTTTCATGCAGCGTCTTCGGACCGTGACAGACGTTCATGTCATGTCCTCAGGTGAACTCATagaaatagatagatagatagatagatagatagatagatagatagatagatagatagatagatagacagacagacagacagacatgtataTCTGATGACAAGCAGAATAAGCAGTGGAAGAGGTGTATGGTAACATGAAGTACAGACACTTCAGTTTTCAGCTCTAAACATTTCATGTTCATGTCTTTACATCAACAATTTTTTATCCGTTGCACgcacgatttttttttttttttttttgttaaataccATTATCAATAAATTAAGACTACCGCACCTGAGACCAGCAAGGTCTAAACAGGTGAAGATCAGAAGCCAGGCAACTGGAACTTGCACAGACATTTTAAAGAAGCCAGAAAACCTGGAACAACTTTTCCCCCCCTCCAATACGAGCTCATCAAATTATGGATGCTAATGTAGtttagtccagtccagtccattTTTCATATCCATGACCAAAACACACCTTGATCCACAGACAAAGCTagctgctcactcacacacacacacacacacacacacacacacacacacacacacacacacacacacacacacacacacacacacacacacacacacacacacacacacacacatttatttatttcctcccACTTACATGGATAGATGAGTTGAATTTACTTAAATCTTTGTAACATAAATCGATAGTGAAACCCAGCAACACGACCACTGAGGTAAAATGAATTAAAGGGTTTGGCTTCTGTTTGAGGCAGTAGCTCTAAGTAGACACACATGTCCACACGTTTACATTAACCAATAATGcgttgttattgttttcaaaCCTTCCATGCAGAGGACAACTAAGTTGAGTACAGGAGACAGAATTACGCAGGAATGATATAATCATTTGCttgcaggatttaaaaaaaacaataattcatctacatttttatgagatacatttacttgttttgtttacttttacaagcaatcacacacaaacagatgcatttaatttgacttttatttcgTGGATTTGTCAACAGTTACAAGGCGGAACATTTCAGGAGCACTTGTAAGACTGCTGCACGTATTTAGGGAACTGCGTCTCCAGACCCTCAGTGGTACTGTCTGCCCAGGGCAGAGACGACCACAGCCAGGAACTTCTGCCAGGCCTCCTGGACATCAGCGGTGAAGACGGAGGGGCCAAACttggcagccacacacacactgatgcactcAGCAAGGAcctaaaatgagaaaaaacaacagacagggtTGCGTTAAAGGAAACAATCACCACAGAaccaaagaggagaggagagcaggcagAGTCAGAGATGGCCACGTACTCTGAAGTTATCAGGATCCACATGGAGCTTCTCGGAGTGCATCACGCTCAGGTTGGCGTAGGTACTCTTGATGTTGTCCATGTTCTTAACAGCATTTTCCAGCCCACCCATCACTGTCTTTCCGTGCTCGGCCACCTTAGGGTTTCCAAGGATGGCGGCGTTGGTGGACAGGTTGCCAAAGGATGTGAAGTGTCTCTGAGTCCACGGATATACGATCAGAAGCCTGAAAGGACACGAATCATGAGGACACATAAATAAAAGTTCCCAAAGggacaacaaaacaatgacCTGGCCCACAATGACATCAAAGAGGACATAAAGTTCAATGAAAACTACCTTCATTTTAATACTACTTCTagtactgctactactactactactacttctaataataataataataataaacttgtATCAGCTGGGGTTTTAAAAGGCTATGTAAATACATTTGTCTCGGCTTACGGATAAATACATTGAGCTCTCACCAAAAGAAACTTACAGTAATATTACATATAATAACACATAAATCTTCATCTATGAATCCAACTGGATAGACAGGTCACCTGCTCAGAGCCTGGGGTCCAATTTCAGCCACATTTATGCTTCCCCACAGGGAAGTGATGGCGGAGCGCTCAGCATCTGTCCACTCAACCATGTTGACGGTGTGAAAGTCTCCTGCGACTTCTGTCAAACGAGTTCTCTGATCACAAGCCTTTTTCTGAATACTAATGTGTGAGATTTCAATTTTTATTCATTACTGAATGCCCCGCCTCCAAGTCCGGGAAGCATCTGATTAGACAAACCGCGTCCTGCGTTTATTGACGTCCACTCATTTACGTCGGTAAATTGGCAGAGATCAGTGCCAATCCAGCGGGATGACGTTAATTGgaatgaattttttatttttaaagatgatTTAGATAAGGGCATCTAAGAAGCCCGTTAAGATAGACTATAACTCTTATTTTAAGGAGATTTCAACTGCAAACCTACGtacactcagttgccagtttgCAATCTAATACAACAATCTTGCAAGTTCTACTTTGATGAAGGTTATAATAAATAGGTGTTGCTTCAACTGTGTGGTCATTTCGGAggttgtagtttgtggtgctgatgACCCGCCCAGCCTATCCTCACTGTTATAataacacacctgcacacacatacccatTTATTACGATTTATAATCCATACCTCTGCAataacatgtaaatatataatcCTTGTAATTCCAGTTTACACTTAGCCTGTCTGCACTTTATCCACTTTGCATAGCTTTTGTTTATATTGTGTGTtgctctatttttattttaagtgtcGTGTTTTTCCACCTCTTGCTGCTCAATGTGCCTTAAATTGCTTTCTGAATCTGGataaaatataatacaaatcaacagcaccacaaactgcagcctctaAAATGATCATACAACTTCAACACCTCTCTGAAACAATTTCCAATCCATTCAACCAAAAAAGAGAAATTGACTCTCtgaatatacatatatattttctatacatatacatatatttttccTCGATACATAATAATCTCCTacatgttgtgatttttttttctcatacttACGACTTTATTCTAAGGTGTTTTTGCAGatatgagaaagagagaacggTTTATTGCCTTCCACACTGGCTTATCAGTCATTTATGTTTTCAAATCTTGACTTTAGCATATTTGTAGACCTACCCACAAGGCAGTCTCCAAAATTGCGGAATTTGATCCAAGTCACCatcactgacagtgacagttacGTGATATTTGGGGAGTGGTAACTTTTATCAAATGAAACTGGCAATGAAAACATCGAGCTGTTTCTTTATCAGAGGCGTGGTTTGGATTTGATACATGGGCGTGGTACCATTTGGTTTGATATAAAGACGCTGTGACAAATCCACTTCAACAACATCTTTTGATCCAtattctctctcacttcctgAAAACTCCAAGGCAGCCATGAGTCTCTCAGCGAAAGACAAGACCGTGGTGAAGAATTTCTGGGCCAAGGCTGAAGGGAAGGCCGGCGAACTTGGCGGTGAAGCTCTGGGCAGGTACATACATAAACAATATGTCATGCATGCTACTATAAATGTGAAATTGCTTCAATGCATCCTAATGAGGCTCAGTGTATAGTGAGGAACATACATAAGATATtgaattattttctcatttgtcaCTGATGAcgatttatgtatttattttattctatagGATGCTGGTTGCCTACCCGCAGACCAAGACCTACTTTTCCCACTGGGGCTCTGATCTGAACCCTCAGAACGCACAAGTGAAGAAACATGGTGCAGTCATCATGGGAGCCGTGGGCAAAGCCGTCAAAAACATTGATGATCTCACCGGTGCCTTGAGCGCCCTCAGTGAGCTGCACGCTTTCAAGCTCCGGGTGGATCCCGCCAACTTTAAGGTAAGAGTGTAACGGAAACGTGTCAGGAGAGGTCGTTAAAGTCCTTAAATACAAATGTCAACCGCACAGCATGAacatattaaattatatttagCTCTTCTGGTCTTTCCAAGTAAACGAGCACCTGTCCAATTAAGTCACCGGAATTTCGTGCAGACTCTCATTCTcaaatgatgcttttaattGGTGCCCCCTTCTAATTTCTGCATTCTTGCACAATCGCAGATCCTGGCCCACAACATCATCTTGGTCATGGCCATGTACTTCCCTGCAGACTTCACCCCAGAGGTCCACGTCTCCGTTGACAAGTTCCTGCAGAACCTGGCTTTTGCTCTGTCAGAGAGGTACCGTTAAGCTCCAGCAACGCAGAAGCAACGACTGCCCACATGTGGCGAGTGATCCGACAGCGTCAACAACCCTGTTGATATGTAGGGGCtcaataaaatcacaaatataaaagatgtccacctgtctgtttctttttagctttgtctggaaaaaaaaaaactggtccTTGTGtcgaaaatgtatttttccgaAGCAGTTATCTGTGATGCCTCATTCAGCCTTCGTTTTATTTCTTAAAGTCATGGCAGTAGTAATCAATAGTTTGCACCTAAAATTTCTTCATCAGACTGGTCAGTTTAAACCACATAATACAAGTACAAGGACAAGTTATCATAACCATGTGTGTTGAGGTCGTAACAGTCCCTCCGATTTGATGACAAGAACAAAGCAGAGTGACACACACTTTTGAAAACACTtaaatgtacataaatattCCCTGTGTAACTGGGGATATTGGACCACATCAGATGGTATCCCACATGTAGCTAACATTTAGCCAGTATTTTTAAGATATTGTACAGGACCAGGGCCATATGACAGGACCATTTGTTAATTTATAATATGAGTACCTTATGTTTTAGGTGCACgaggaaattaaaaatcaaattaggtcaaacaaagtcaaacatAGGGCATGTGTTGGCTGGTTTTGGCCCACACTTTATCCGGTTGGTGATCTGGTCTTGCACAAAACATACCTCCATATGGAGCCTCTCAGAGCGCATCACGCTCAGCTGGACATATCTGCCGTCCCACCGCATCTTTCACCAGACCTCCGCATTGTGGGTATCTTGGGAACCATCGTTGACAGGACAAGTTCACAGCTGATGTAAGGATACACAACCTGAAGtcagaaatgacaaaaagtgaaaatagcAACAGACACCAACGTAAAATCCAAAGGACACATGATACCATCAGTGTGTTATGGTGAAATGTAAAGAAAAGGTTGCTGAAGGAAAAACAACCAACTGATATGGGCTGATGAGATGCGAGTTTACAGTGCAGACAGCAGTTTTGTCTTAGATGCTGTCACAGGGCTCACACTGACTAGGGGATAATGTATGACTACTGTAAGAGaagtagtggtagtagtagtagaagtgTCTATGAGATCCTTGACTGaagcgccctctgctggtgatTTGACGTGAATTAGCAGAAGTCTGAGTCATATTGCTTCATTCTGTGGACACTACAACTACATATATCTTATATTAAAGCATATAACACTTCTCATATTCACGCCCACAATATATTTCCATTCTTATTTGAAACTACATCAGTTAGAACGCAGGTGAATTTTATGCTGTCACTGGACAAAGACAGATATTCATTCTGAACCACCACTAAAACTTTTGTTTCTATTTCCGTCTCGAAAACAATCTAAGCGGTGCACATTCGCCCTTCTCTTATCATTGTTGCAAAATCCACAACATAGTAACATGTGCCGGCCCACCGCCCATCCAATCGCATGCCTCTGGGAGGGTAACAGGGTTTATTTAAAAGCTGCATCTCGTGCCGGTGAGCACAGGATCTTCTGACCCGCACAAGAAAAAATCTACAGCCGACAAAATGGTTGAATGGACAGACTTCGAGCGCGCCACCATCCAGGACATCTTCGCCAAGATGGACTATGAAGACGTGGGCCCTGCTGCTCTTTCCAGGTGACACGCATTGTTCTtgacacacatttcatttctcaGTCCAACCCCTGTAACATTTatgtgtttgacatgtttcctcAGGTGTCTGGTTGTCTACCCCTGGACTCAGAGGTATTTCGGCAACTTTGGAAACCTCTACAACGCCGCTGCTATCATTGGTAACCCGATGGTTGCAGCTCACGGAAAAACTGTCCTCCACGGTCTGGACCGGGCTGTGAAGAACATGGACAACATCAAGCAAACCTACGCCGAGCTGAGCGTGCTGCACTCCGAGAAACTGCACGTGGACCCCGACAATTTCAAGGTATAAGTCTGTGGAGATACTCTAACTGTCGTTGTGTATGTTGGATCTTTTATTTTTTCGCCTCACCCCTCATGCTGCTGATGTTTTCTGATCCATGCTGTGTTGTCTTGCAGCTGCTGGCCGACTGCCTGACCATCGTGGTTGCTGCTCGATTGGGCAAAGACTTCACTGGTGATGTCCAGGCAGCTTTTCAGAAGTTCCTGGCCGTGGTGGTGTCCTCCCTGGGAAGGCAGTACCACTAGAGAGCTGcaacagaggagaagaacatgCTGATCATTTGTTTAgagtctctttgtttttgtctcgaAAGCAAATAAAGCATTGAACAAATTCAATAAGTTGCCTGTGATGATGTTCAGACTAGAATGGAAAGTTCACGGATATGTGATATTTCTGAGGTAACtgtaataattaaaaacaaaacagcacctatacaaacaaaaaagtcatattgTTTAGACGAAGACTAAAGTTCTGAGAAGATGTAAAAACTGATGCAGCAAAGAAGAGCAACCTAATTTTAACTCTCACTTGTTGATCACAAAATCACTGAACCTATTATCTGAAAAATAGTAATTATGACGTATAATTTCTATTAATAATGAACAGctgtagcagcagcaacaacaacgcATAATAATAGAAACAATATTCATTTGGCCTATTCCTTATGTAAAGTAAAAACGTACatgtttaataataataacaatagtatatttatatttttctttatactggatttttaaaatcattttgttaAAAACACCGCATTGACCACAATGCCTAGCCTATCATCTCTACATGCTTTTACATATTGATTAAAACTGAGTTtctacagtgttttgttttgtaaaactttggggaaacattttcaaattccGTTATCAGCACGCTTGTCATTAACAGACTTCAGAATCAGTTGACTTATAACAAAAGTCAACACAAAAgagctttaaaatgtttttccccttttgcaTTTATGTATTTCGTTATTATGCAGAGTAGGCTCAGCTGCAGTCAAAATGAATAACGATTATCTGACTTGTAAAACAGTTGCCACTTAATTTTTTCGTCCATTTGCCTCGGAATCGTTGCAGTTCTGTTGAGTGTGACATTTGAATTGCTGATTTTTAAGTCTTTGTAATAGTAAAAAGACTTAAAAATTGTTCTCACTTTTCACCTCTACTCACAAATGACACAAATTATGACAGAAGAACCAgaatgaaaacattgttttgcGTTTTTGCAGTCATGCGTTTATTATTCATCATGCAGAATAAGCTCATGCTGCAgtcttcctcatcttctccaGCTGTTTATCGGTATTTCTCAGCCAGGGCCCGAGCCAGAGCAGCCAGGAACTTGTCCATGGACACATGGACCTCGGGGGTGAAGTCATTGGGGAACATGATGGCCAAGACCACAAGGATGCAGTGGGAGAGGATCTGTGAAAATAAAGGTTAATCACACAAACGTTACATGTCtgaagattttaaaaacagtatTCGTAAAATTGTGCTAAGGACAGACGCTTCACATAAAGGACTAGCTTTGCCTCTGCACCTTGAAGTTAGCAGGGTCCACTCTCAGAGTGAAGGCGTGCAGCTCACTGAGGTTCAGGAGGCCCGCGGTCAGGTTGTCGATTTTGCCCACAGCCTCGGCAACTCCACCCATTATGGTGATCCCGTGCTTCTTCACCGGGGCAGAGCTGGGGCTCAAGTCCTTCCAGTGGGAGAAGTAAGTCTTGGTCTGCGGGTACACGATCAGCATCCTGCGGGAAACATGTAAATGAATACATGTATGCAGTCAGCGTTGGAGCGGGTCACACCAGTAGACATTATGCTGTGATATTTACCTGGACAGAGAATCTTTGCCGATGTCCTCCGCCTTTCCAGACACTTTAGCCCAGAAGGCCTTGACTGTGTCCTTGTCCTTAGCAGTGAGACTGGTCATCTTGCCTGTCGATTCAGTGTTGCGGAATGACTTGATCAGCAGAGACGTTGGGGGGTTTTTATTCTTGACTCAGAGCGGGCACACCCGGGACCTCCTCCAAGATAGGCTGCATGAGGCGACCCACGTTAGGATGCAGCCTccaagagataaagagaaatcTTTGTTTGGTGTCACTGGAGCTTCTCGGAACGATGCAATCTTCTCAAACTGTCTTGCATAATGTGTGTATGAACTGAAAGAGGCCCAGTGCCGCGACCAGGACGATGCCTTTCAACTGTACATTTTCTATAAGATCCGCAGTGAATGATGGGTCTCTGTTTTTTACAATGCATTTTACATGTAGACTTATAGTCAGGTCAGGACCGATGAGAGGCTGTGAGCACTAACTTATTTCGTACCTGGTCCAGTTAAATTTGATTCATATCCTTGTACTTAAGCATGtacatgaaattaaaatgtatttactgcatCTCTAATGTATCTTTTCccagagtttttcttttcttttcttttcttttacttcatTCATTTCTCGGTGTGCTGAAAACCAAGCTGAGCTAAAATTAGGCTGCGTGTTCAGCTGAGATAAGATTTGAAGAAGATCAATGGAACCGCCTTCTCCGCTGGCTCTCTGTTCAGTCCAGCTGATCCTTCAACATTTCTTATctcatttactttttcattttttgatatGTGATCATTCAATATTCCCCGGTGACATTTAAAGACCGCTGACCGAGGTGCTGATCCCGGGTTGTCACCGGGGTTCAGGAGCTGTCCCAGGTACTCGCTGTGTTATCACACTGATGGGTTCACGGCAGGCATTATTTTGTCTTAGTCATCTTTGTACATTTATCAGACTATGAACAACTTGCGATCATTTGAATTTTCGCTTGTTTGACTAATAGATTGAGAAATAAAGTGGAAAATAAGCCCCAGGAGATATTGTAAACATTTTATGTCACTAATGC
The window above is part of the Toxotes jaculatrix isolate fToxJac2 chromosome 18, fToxJac2.pri, whole genome shotgun sequence genome. Proteins encoded here:
- the LOC121198275 gene encoding hemoglobin embryonic subunit alpha-like → MTSLTAKDKDTVKAFWAKVSGKAEDIGKDSLSRMLIVYPQTKTYFSHWKDLSPSSAPVKKHGITIMGGVAEAVGKIDNLTAGLLNLSELHAFTLRVDPANFKILSHCILVVLAIMFPNDFTPEVHVSMDKFLAALARALAEKYR
- the LOC121198047 gene encoding hemoglobin subunit alpha-B; this translates as MSLSAKDKTVVKNFWAKAEGKAGELGGEALGRMLVAYPQTKTYFSHWGSDLNPQNAQVKKHGAVIMGAVGKAVKNIDDLTGALSALSELHAFKLRVDPANFKILAHNIILVMAMYFPADFTPEVHVSVDKFLQNLAFALSERYR
- the LOC121198046 gene encoding hemoglobin subunit beta-A-like, whose translation is MVEWTDAERSAITSLWGSINVAEIGPQALSRLLIVYPWTQRHFTSFGNLSTNAAILGNPKVAEHGKTVMGGLENAVKNMDNIKSTYANLSVMHSEKLHVDPDNFRVLAECISVCVAAKFGPSVFTADVQEAWQKFLAVVVSALGRQYH
- the LOC121198152 gene encoding hemoglobin subunit beta; amino-acid sequence: MVEWTDFERATIQDIFAKMDYEDVGPAALSRCLVVYPWTQRYFGNFGNLYNAAAIIGNPMVAAHGKTVLHGLDRAVKNMDNIKQTYAELSVLHSEKLHVDPDNFKLLADCLTIVVAARLGKDFTGDVQAAFQKFLAVVVSSLGRQYH
- the LOC121198817 gene encoding LOW QUALITY PROTEIN: hemoglobin subunit beta-1-like (The sequence of the model RefSeq protein was modified relative to this genomic sequence to represent the inferred CDS: inserted 3 bases in 3 codons) — protein: MVKWTEKERSTVRAVWEKVNIDEVGPDALARVLIVYPWTERYFGTFGDVFTATAVLNNXKVEAHGKVVLXGVDKAVKNMDNIRSVYAGLSRHHYEKLQVDPDNFRLLADCITIAIACKLKSAXDPQVQATWQKFLSAVVDAMSSQYN